One segment of Micromonospora parathelypteridis DNA contains the following:
- a CDS encoding SDR family oxidoreductase, which yields MKIAVLGGTGLIGSQVVKILQTAGHEAVPLALSTGVDLLTGQGLSEALAGAEVVVNLTNSPTFDDASPAFFQTTMDNLLAAAASAGVGHAVVLSIVGVDQVPDLAYYRAKVLQEDILTAGPVPYSIVRATQFFEFVDAILSWTADDTTVRLPSTPVQPIAAADVAQAVADVSMGAPLQGIRNVAGPDVFALDELGRITLAARGDQRTVTTDDGAGMFAAAPGGVLIAPDDAVIAPTAYREWLGRQA from the coding sequence ATGAAGATCGCCGTACTGGGTGGGACTGGGCTCATCGGGTCACAGGTCGTGAAGATCCTGCAGACGGCCGGGCACGAGGCGGTGCCGCTGGCGCTGTCCACCGGGGTGGATCTCCTCACCGGGCAGGGCCTGTCCGAGGCGCTCGCCGGAGCCGAGGTCGTCGTCAACCTGACCAACTCGCCGACCTTCGACGACGCCTCGCCCGCCTTCTTCCAGACGACCATGGACAACCTGCTGGCCGCTGCCGCGAGTGCAGGTGTCGGCCACGCGGTGGTGCTCTCCATCGTCGGGGTCGACCAGGTGCCGGACCTGGCCTACTACCGCGCCAAGGTCCTCCAGGAGGACATCCTCACGGCCGGTCCCGTTCCGTACTCGATCGTCCGCGCCACCCAGTTCTTCGAGTTCGTCGACGCGATCCTCTCGTGGACGGCCGACGACACCACGGTCCGCCTGCCCAGCACGCCCGTGCAGCCCATCGCCGCGGCCGACGTGGCGCAGGCCGTGGCCGACGTCAGCATGGGCGCGCCCCTGCAGGGCATCCGCAACGTCGCCGGCCCCGACGTCTTCGCCCTCGACGAACTGGGTCGCATCACTCTCGCCGCCCGCGGCGACCAGCGCACCGTCACCACCGACGACGGCGCCGGCATGTTCGCCGCCGCACCCGGCGGCGTCCTCATCGCCCCCGACGACGCCGTCATCGCGCCCACGGCCTATCGGGAGTGGCTCGGCCGCCAGGCCTGA